The proteins below are encoded in one region of Limnohabitans sp. 63ED37-2:
- the nusG gene encoding transcription termination/antitermination protein NusG, whose product MNSEIVEIDQTGLSRWYLAYTKPKQESVALFNLEQQGFEAYLPLFKKFKKTEQGPVALFEPMFPRYILFRPRRTEQSISAVRSTKGVSNLVRFGFEPALLHDDVVQRIRQMEQLRDQATIEELNQLKVGQKVRLKHTALGAIEGLVQNVSSKRVAVLLEILGRPTVVQVDHHQVEASA is encoded by the coding sequence TTGAATTCTGAGATCGTAGAAATTGACCAAACTGGTCTGAGCCGCTGGTATCTGGCTTACACCAAGCCCAAACAAGAATCTGTTGCGCTGTTCAATTTGGAGCAGCAAGGCTTTGAGGCCTATTTGCCCTTGTTTAAAAAGTTCAAAAAAACCGAACAAGGCCCGGTGGCGCTGTTTGAGCCCATGTTCCCGCGCTACATCCTGTTTCGACCCCGCCGCACTGAGCAAAGCATTTCAGCCGTGCGCAGCACCAAAGGGGTGAGCAACCTTGTTCGATTTGGTTTTGAGCCGGCCTTGTTGCACGACGATGTGGTGCAGCGTATCCGCCAGATGGAGCAATTGCGCGATCAGGCCACGATCGAGGAGCTCAACCAGCTCAAGGTGGGGCAAAAAGTGCGTCTAAAGCACACCGCCTTGGGCGCCATCGAGGGGTTGGTGCAAAACGTGTCCAGCAAACGGGTGGCGGTGTTGCTCGAGATATTGGGACGGCCCACGGTGGTGCAGGTGGACCACCATCAGGTCGAAGCCAGCGCCTGA